Below is a window of Rhodopseudomonas sp. P2A-2r DNA.
GGTCCAGCTGTTCTGGAAACCGGGATCCCGGATCTGCGGAGCAGCATGCGATGCTGCGCATCGCCATGCCGCACCGCGTCCGGGATACAATCGTTGCTAATACGACCCCAGCGCCACCGGACGGAACACCTGCAGCAGTTGCTGGTCGAGCTTGTCGCCCATCTGTTCCATCATGGCGAAGGCCTTGATGTGGGTGAACGGCAAACGATACGGCCGGTTCTCGATCAGCGCGGAATAGATGTCGACGATGGTCATCAGCCGCACGATGTCGCTGATCTGGTCGCCGCGCAGCGCATCGGGATAGCCCGATCCGTCGAGTTGCTCATGATGGTGCAGAACCACGTCGAGCATCTCGCGCGGGAAACTGCCCTGCTCCAGCAGCGCGTCGAAACCGAGCCGCGGATGCTTGCGCATCTCGGCCATTTCCTCGGCGGTCAACGCACCCGGCTTGTCGAGAATGGCCACAGGGATGAAGGCCTTGCCGACGTCGTGGATCAGTGCGGCGCGGGTCAGCCGGCGCTGATCTTCCTCGCGCATGCCGAGATGCTGCGCGAAGGCGACGGCGAAGCCGGTGACGAACAGGCAGTGGCGATAGGTGTGGGTATGATGGCGCCCGACCGCCGCCAGCCACTGGCGCAGCGACGAGCGTTTGATCGCCCGCATGATCTGGTTTTCCGCCTTCATCACGTCGCTGAAGGTCAGCGGGATGCCGGCCGGCAGTTTCTCGAAGATCTGCACCATCACCGCATGGGCGGCCTCGACGCCGCGGCTTAGCGCCTTGCCGCTCGCGGTCGCGTTGGCATCCTGGTCATGCGGATCCGGAAAGGCGGCGCGTACGCGCTGCAACACGCCGCGCGCATCGAAAGGCCGCGCGATGGTGTCGGTCGCGCCCAGTGCCCAGGCCTGCATCGACCCGTGATGCAGGGCATCGGCCAGCACGAACAGCCGCGGCACCTGCTGATAGGCCTTGCCCTGCAGCTTGTTGCGGATGCGCTGCACGCTTTCCGCCGAGCGCAGATTGATATCGACGACGATGCCGGACAGATGTGCGGCCGGTGCATCGGGGATTTCCGAGGTCGAAATCGTCTCGACGTCACCGACCCTCTGCAACAGGTCAGCCAGTTCGGCGCTGCGATCGCTGCGGTCCGATGCCAGAAGCAATCGGCGACGAGCCGCGCTTTGCGTTCCTGAAACTGTCATATGTCCTCGACCGATCGCGACAAGCCTGAACGGAATACCTACCCGGAAACAGGTTCCCGAACGTTAAGCGGCATTGCTAAAAATTGCGTTTCGCTTGCCGGTTGCCGGTCATGGCGAGTCGCACGTGACTGGAATGAGTCGCGTTTGACTAAAGTTCGACGGGCCGAGCCGCGGCAGAGCCGCGTGCGTGCAGAGAAATCCGATTCGAATGTCAAACAGCCAGGTGCTCTCGTTCTCGCGGCGCCGATGGCGTCCGAGGTGCGAGCAGTCCTCCCCTCCAGACATGAGGGGAGCGGCGCGCCGGCAGGCGCGGTTGTGGTGGTTGGGGCGCGATCCGCGCCGCCGTCGCAACGGCGAAGCAGGTCGCGGCGCCTGCGGGCGCGCCACCGCGGGGTTTATGGCAAGGGGACCGTGCTTCCGGGCTGGCACGTGAACTCCCTGTGGGAGCCACTCCGGCGGGATTTCGCCCGCCTTTCGCCATCCGCGTCCAGCCACTCAAGGCAGAGCCCCCGTAGTAGGGCCCGGACGGTGACCCCAGCCTCCCGGGACGTGCTTGCGAGGCACGCGCGCGGGACACCGCATCCTGCTCCATTCTCAAGACGCCTCATGACAGCGCCCCTCGTTGAGCAGGACGATGAGACTATAAGTCTGAGATAGGATAATAGTCTATGGTGATAATGAAGAAATTTGCATCGTGTTCACACGCCGCTCTCGTTTCCCGGACGCGCTGCGGCGTGGCAGCGATGCGCAGCATCGCGAACGCTGCTGCGCAGATCCGGGATCCCGTTGATTTCAGCAAAGCGGGGCCCCTGATCTGCGAAGCACCACGCCGCAAAAGCGGCGTAGTGCATCGCGTCCGGGGAACAGGGCTCGCGCGGACGGCACGCAGCCCCGGCGCCCGCATGTTGTCAGCCACGGCCGATCGACTATCATGCCAGTCACCACGGCACGGCCGCACGATGCGTCGGCCGATGACCGCACAATTCTGAAAGGCACTTCGCATGAGGCGACTGATTGGCGCTGCGCTGCTGTTGGCGGCCGTCGCGGCGGCTCCGCAAGCTTTGCAGGCACAGCAGATCGTGCGGCATGCGCCGTTCATCGCCTCGCTGTCCAACAACACGCCGCTGCAGTTCGGCATGGCGCCGACTGATGCAGCGCGCGCGCTGGATACGCCGCTGGCTTATGTGCGCGGCCGGCGGGGCGACGAGACCCTGCTGGCGATTCGCGCCTATGGCGGCAGCGGCTTCTTCGAACGCCGCAACCGCCTCTATCTCCAGTTCCGCCAGGGACGCCTCACCGGCTGGAAGGGCGACTGGGGCAGCGACTGGCTGGCGCAATAGCGCGCTTGTGTCTTGCCGGTCGAGATGCGACCTGCAAACAGACCTCACTTGCAACAACCGATGGATGATCCGTGGGACAAGACATTGCGCTGACCGCTGCCGACAAGTTCGAACTCGGCGCCTATCGCACCACGCCGGCCGGGACGCCGAAGGGCGCGGTGGTGGTGATCCAGGAGATTTTTGGCGTCAATCATCACATCCGCACGGTGTGCGATCGCTTCGCCATGCAAGGCTATGTGGCCGTGGCGCCGGCGATCTTCGACCGGGTCGAGCGCAATTTCACCTCCGGCTATTCGCCCGTGGAAGTCGCCATCGCGCGAAAATTCGTCGCCAACCCGGACTGGGCCGCGTTCATGCTGGACACCCAGGCGGCCATCGATTCGGTGAAGGATGTCGGCCCTGTGGGCATCATCGGCTTCTGCCTCGGCGGCAGCGTGGCCTATGCGGCGGCCACCAAACTGACCGGCCTCAGTGCCGCAATCGGCTATTACGGCGGGGCCATCGTGCGCTTCGCCGACGACAGACCGACCGTGCCGACGCAACTGCATTTCGGCGAGAAGGACCACGGCATTCCGCTGGCGGACGTCGAGACCATCCGCGCCAAGCGGCCGGAGGTAGAAGTCTTCGTCTATGACGGCGCGCAGCACGGCTTCGGCTGCGACGAACGCTCCAGCTACGACAAGCCCAGCGCCGAACTCGCGAAGCAGCGCAGCCTGGCGTTTTTTGCCAAGCATCTGGTGAAGTGACTTCACCTCTCCCCGCCTGCGGGGAGAGGTCGAGACCTGAGCGAAGCGAAAGTTTCGGGTGAGGGGCAGCCGGAGCGTCTCATTAACTCCCCTCACCCGGATTACTCGCTGCGCTCGCAATCCGACCTCTCCCCGCAAGCGGGGAGAGGTGAAGCAGGTGCGTGCTTCGTGAGCGTAGAATGCGTTCGCCGACCCGCACGGTACCTTGTCTACTCGCCCTTGACGCCGGCGGTCTTTGCCACCGCTGCCCAGCGATCGAAATCGCGGCGCAGGGTCTTCTGGAACGACTCGGCGGAGTCCCCGACCGCGATGAGATTGACCGCCTGCAATCCGGCCACGCCTTCCGGCGACCTGATGATGCGGCCGAGTTCGGCGGACAGCTTGTTGACGATGTCCTTCGGCGTCGCCGCGGGCACGAACACGCCGACCCAGCCTTCGGCCTCGAAGCCGGGATGACCGAGTTCGGCAAGCGTCGCCACATTGGGCAGCTTGGGTTTGCGCGTCTCGCCGCCGACCGCCAGCGCCCTGATCGTGCCGGCCTCCAGCTGCGGGCCGCCGGTGGTGAAGTCGATGAAGGCCGCGGTAACCTGATTGCCGAGCAGATCGTTGAGCAAGGGCGACGCGCCGCGATAGGGTACATGGGTCATCTCGATGCCCGCGGTCTTCTTCAGCAGTTCGCCGTACAGATGCGACGTCGTCGCATTGCCGAAGGACCCGTAGGGGTGCTTGCCGGGACTGGCCTTGGCCAGATCGACCAGATCCTTCACCGACTTCATCGGCTGCGCTGCCGGCACCACAAGCACGATCGGCGACAGCGCCACTTGCGTGACCGGCGCAAGGTCCTTGAACACATCGTAGGGCAGGTTCGACACCAGGCTGGGCGCCTGAATGATCTGGGTGATGGCAACCAGCACGGTGTAGCCGTCGGCCGGCGCCTTGGCGGCATAGTCATTGCCGATAACCCCGCCGGCGCCGGACTTGTTCTCGACGGTGACGGGCTGCTTCCAGGCATCCGACAGCTTGTTAGCCAGCAACCGCGCGGCAACATCGGTGGCGCCGCCGGGAGCATAGGGCACGACGAAGGTGATTCGCCGCTCGGGATACGACCCCGCCGTCGTCTGTGCCGACGCGGTCGCCAGCGTGCCCCAGACCATGGCGACCGCCACGGCAACCCCACGCACGACCCGACTCGACGGATTGGTCCTCATCGTCTTCTCCCTCTGAATTTTGGTGTGACGCTATCGCGCCACATCGCCGCGAGTTGACCTCGCTTGTTCCCTGCTTATCGCGTGGGATCGATTCTTGATACGGCGTGCGGCGTGGCGCGATGCGGATGCGCTGATCTGGCGCAGTCCGGCATTCCCTGCGACACATCCGGTGAAGCCGTTCGGATAGAGGCATCCCCGGCGCCACACTCTCATCTGTCATCGCCCGGCCGGGCGCGCAATCGCGCGCCAGGACCGGGCGACCCAGTAATCACTGGCGTGAGTGATAGTACCGCATGGCCTGCGTTTACTGGATCGCCCGCTTTCGCGGGCGATGACAGCGGCGTGTGACGCGGCGACGCGCGATCAGAACCAGCGTTCGCCGACCAGCACGGTATCGCCGGGATCGAGCAGGGTGCCGAGCGGCACCACGCTGCGCAGCGCGCCGTCGATGGTGGCGTGGGTGAGCGTCACCTCGTCGCGCCTGGCGCGCGGCGAAAAGCCGCCGGCGATGGCCACCGCGCTCTCCACCGTCATGTTGGGCACGTAGGGATACTGACCGGGAGCCGCGACCTCGCCGAGGATAAAGAACGGCCGGTAGGCCTCGATTTCCACCGCCACCGAGGGTTCGCGGATGAAGCCGTTGCGCAGCCGCCCGGAGATCTCGGTGGCGAGGCCGGCGGCGGTCCTGCCGCGTGCCTTCACCGGGCCGATCAGCGGCATGGCGATGACGCCGCTGGCGTCGATGGCATAGGTGTTGGTCAGACCCTCCTGGCCGTAGACCACGACGCGCAGCCGGTCGCCGGTGTCGAGCTTGTAGCTGGCGTCAAAGCTGGAGACCGCGGGCGCGCTATAGCGTGCCGGCGCGGCGGCATAGGCCTCAAGCGGCGGGCGATTGGTTGAAGCAAAGCCGGAGCGCAGCGCGGCGATGGCGCCGCCGGAACCGGCCCGCGGTGCGGCGGCCGGCGTGCCATAAGCCAAGGCGTCGAGATCGCTCTGCGGCTGGACCGAGGCCACCGGCCCGGATCGGCCCATGCAGCCCGACAGCGCCAGCGCAGCAAGCGCGGCCATCATGGTCAATCGAAACGCGCGCACACAAAACACCACAACATCCCTCACTGCGAGACAGCTTCGGTTGTGAATGATTATGGTTAAAAAACCGTTTGGTCGTGCGCGGACAGCAAAAGCCCGCCCGCGGAGGCGTCCGCGGGCGGGCTGGAGATGGCAGACGCTGCGCGCGATCTCAGGCGCTGACGCCGGCCCCGATCGGGCACGACACCCCGGTGCCGCCGAGGCCGCAATAGCCGGCGGGGTTCTTCGCCAGATATTGCTGATGATAGTCTTCGGCGAAATAGAACTCGCCGGCCGGCGCGATCTCGGTGGTGATGGTGCCGAGACCCTTGGCCGACAACGCCTTCTGATAGGCCGCCTTCGACGCGTCGACGGCCTGGCGCTGCGCATCGCTGAAGGTGTAGATCGCCGAGCGATACTGGGTGCCGACGTCGTTGCCCTGGCGCATGCCCTGGGTCGGGTTGTGGCTCTCCCAGAACGTCTTCAGCAACTGCTCGTAAGAGATCTTGCGGGGATCGAACACCACCAGCACCGCTTCGGTGTGGCCGGTGCGGCCCGAGCAGGCCTCTTCATAGGTCGGGTTCGGCGTGTGGCCGCCGGCATAGCCGACCGCCGTGGTGTAGATGCCGTCGCCGAGTTCCCAGAACTTGCGTTCGGCGCCCCAGAAACAGCCGAGCCCGAACACGGCCTGCTCCAGGCCTTCCGGATAGGGCGGCTGGATCGGACGGCCGTTGACGAAGTGCGTCTTCGCGGTGGCCATCGGCGTGGCGCGGCCGGGCAGCGCCTCGGCGGCGGTGGGCAATGCGGTGGTCTTGCGCATGAACAGCATGATCATCTCCCTGCGCGCTTGCCAGCGAAGTGGCATCCGGTTCGCTGGACCAACGCGCGCATCTGACGGACAACAGCGCCTAGCCGGAGGACCGGATCACTCCCGCCGGCGACGCCCTGAGCTCAATTGGCAATATAGGTATTTACGCGGGAAACGGCAGGTCTGTTACGGCACGGCGCCGGCATGACAGGCAGAGCCAGTGCGACGATCGCTCAGTTGCGCGAATAGCCGATCAGCGGCTTGCGCGGCCGGAACAGCAGCAACAGCAGGATACCCAACACCCCCATGACCGCCCAGGCCGGCTGGTTCAGGATGATTTTCACCACGCCGTTCCACAACCATGGCGAGACTCCCTCCACCATGGTGCGAAAGGCGGCCTGGCTGGCCTGGTGGATGTCGTTCCAGAACTCGCCCAGCCGGGTCAGCCGCAGCGCCTGGTCGGCAATCGAGCGGGCACCGTCATAGACCAGGAAAAAGAACCCGCCGGCCAGCAGCAGCAGCCCCACCAGACGGAAAAACCCCGGATCATGCATCACCCTCTCGTCAATACCACCCGGCATTAGCCGCAAGGCAAGAGAAATTCAACCTCGCCAGCGGCTTAGAGGCAAATGAAGGTCGTTCCGGGGCGCCCGGAGGCCGGCTTGCGCCCGCGCCCCCGGACGCGCCAATTGGCGCGTCGGGGAACGACAGCCTTGCCCCCGGAAAGCGTTGACGCCCAAAACCCCGCCCTCTATAAGGAGCGCCAATGGCGGCGGGTGAAATCCTGCCGCCGCTGTTCTTTGAGCGGCGTGCCCCGTGAGCTGGTTAGCTCCGAGGATAGCATTTTCAGGAACACCCCGGAAACAACATCAGCGTCGGCCCATTTGAACGGCGGACGTCAATCAGCCCGGCACCCGCGTGCGGGTCGCTGCTGAAGGATCGAGAGAATGGCCAATACGACCTCCGCCAAGAAGGCGACGCGCAAGATTGCCCGCCGCACCATCATCAACAAGTCGCGCCGCACCCAGATGCGCGGTTCGATCCGCACCGTCGAGGAAGCCATCAAGCTCGGCGACCGCGAAGCGGCGCTGCAGGCGATGAAGAAGGCGGAGCCGGAATTGATGAAGGCTGCGCAGCGCAACATCGTTCACAAGAACCTGGCGAGCCGCAAGGTGTCGCGCCTCGTGCACCAGATCGCCAAGCTCGCCGCAAAGTAAAACGGCCACGAAATTTCGACGTTGCAAAAGCCCGGCTCAGCCGGGCTTTTTTATGCGCCGTCGGCGCGCGTGATGTGTCCATCGTTTTCAATGACGCACACCAAATCGTCGGCGGTGAAATGCGCGTCAAGCAATGTCGCGTGCGCGACTCGCGGAACAACCGTAGAATTACGGAGGACAACGTCGCGGATGGCCACCCGCGCTCGCTTTCAAAAAGCAACAGCGCTGCAGCGCGATTCGGAATCCGCTGTCGAGGGTTACCCTGACTCAACGCACAGAAAAAAACGCGCGCGC
It encodes the following:
- the msrA gene encoding peptide-methionine (S)-S-oxide reductase MsrA; the encoded protein is MLFMRKTTALPTAAEALPGRATPMATAKTHFVNGRPIQPPYPEGLEQAVFGLGCFWGAERKFWELGDGIYTTAVGYAGGHTPNPTYEEACSGRTGHTEAVLVVFDPRKISYEQLLKTFWESHNPTQGMRQGNDVGTQYRSAIYTFSDAQRQAVDASKAAYQKALSAKGLGTITTEIAPAGEFYFAEDYHQQYLAKNPAGYCGLGGTGVSCPIGAGVSA
- a CDS encoding polysaccharide biosynthesis/export family protein, whose protein sequence is MAALAALALSGCMGRSGPVASVQPQSDLDALAYGTPAAAPRAGSGGAIAALRSGFASTNRPPLEAYAAAPARYSAPAVSSFDASYKLDTGDRLRVVVYGQEGLTNTYAIDASGVIAMPLIGPVKARGRTAAGLATEISGRLRNGFIREPSVAVEIEAYRPFFILGEVAAPGQYPYVPNMTVESAVAIAGGFSPRARRDEVTLTHATIDGALRSVVPLGTLLDPGDTVLVGERWF
- a CDS encoding Bug family tripartite tricarboxylate transporter substrate binding protein, which codes for MRTNPSSRVVRGVAVAVAMVWGTLATASAQTTAGSYPERRITFVVPYAPGGATDVAARLLANKLSDAWKQPVTVENKSGAGGVIGNDYAAKAPADGYTVLVAITQIIQAPSLVSNLPYDVFKDLAPVTQVALSPIVLVVPAAQPMKSVKDLVDLAKASPGKHPYGSFGNATTSHLYGELLKKTAGIEMTHVPYRGASPLLNDLLGNQVTAAFIDFTTGGPQLEAGTIRALAVGGETRKPKLPNVATLAELGHPGFEAEGWVGVFVPAATPKDIVNKLSAELGRIIRSPEGVAGLQAVNLIAVGDSAESFQKTLRRDFDRWAAVAKTAGVKGE
- a CDS encoding dienelactone hydrolase family protein, which translates into the protein MGQDIALTAADKFELGAYRTTPAGTPKGAVVVIQEIFGVNHHIRTVCDRFAMQGYVAVAPAIFDRVERNFTSGYSPVEVAIARKFVANPDWAAFMLDTQAAIDSVKDVGPVGIIGFCLGGSVAYAAATKLTGLSAAIGYYGGAIVRFADDRPTVPTQLHFGEKDHGIPLADVETIRAKRPEVEVFVYDGAQHGFGCDERSSYDKPSAELAKQRSLAFFAKHLVK
- a CDS encoding HD-GYP domain-containing protein gives rise to the protein MTVSGTQSAARRRLLLASDRSDRSAELADLLQRVGDVETISTSEIPDAPAAHLSGIVVDINLRSAESVQRIRNKLQGKAYQQVPRLFVLADALHHGSMQAWALGATDTIARPFDARGVLQRVRAAFPDPHDQDANATASGKALSRGVEAAHAVMVQIFEKLPAGIPLTFSDVMKAENQIMRAIKRSSLRQWLAAVGRHHTHTYRHCLFVTGFAVAFAQHLGMREEDQRRLTRAALIHDVGKAFIPVAILDKPGALTAEEMAEMRKHPRLGFDALLEQGSFPREMLDVVLHHHEQLDGSGYPDALRGDQISDIVRLMTIVDIYSALIENRPYRLPFTHIKAFAMMEQMGDKLDQQLLQVFRPVALGSY
- the rpsT gene encoding 30S ribosomal protein S20, translating into MANTTSAKKATRKIARRTIINKSRRTQMRGSIRTVEEAIKLGDREAALQAMKKAEPELMKAAQRNIVHKNLASRKVSRLVHQIAKLAAK